A stretch of DNA from Eriocheir sinensis breed Jianghai 21 chromosome 30, ASM2467909v1, whole genome shotgun sequence:
TTTCACCCATACACGGCCCTGACATGCCCCAAAAGATACTCTGATGTGCCCTCTCAACACTTACACCAGCAGAAGCACACAGCATCAACAGGATAAAAGTATAGGTTACAATCAGAACTGtaatctataaaaaaataaaaataaacattctcTCAAATCGTTTCTATAGCAAGATTTCGCGACCCACCATCACAAGAAATTCTCGTCCCCTgtcaaaacaaaaatatacaaaaatcattCTCACAAGCTGTTTCTATCAAGGCTTCACGACAAACCAGCCTCAGCCTatcctcctcgtcccctctcACAATAATCAGCTTTAAAAATCATTCTCAAGCCGTTTCTAGCAAGACTTAGCGACCCACCAACCACAGCAAACCCACCTCGTCCCCACTCACAATAATCAGCTATAAAAATCATTCTCAAGCCGTTTCTGTCCCCACTCACAATAATCAGCTATAAAAATCATTCTCAAGCCGTTTCTAGCAAGACTTCGCGACCCACCAACCACAGCAAACCCACCTCGTCCCCACTCACAATAATCAGCTATAAAAATCATTCTCAAGCCGTTTCTAGCAAGACTTCGCGACCCACCAGCCTCAGTTCAACCCTCCTCGTCCCCACTCACAATAATCAGCTATAAAAATCATTCTCAAGCCGTTTCTAGCAAGACTTCGCGACCCACCAGCCTCAGTTCAACCCTCCTCGTCCACTTTCAGAACTGTAGTCTATAAAAATCATTCAAGTCGTTTCTATAGCCAAGACTCAGCGATCCACCACCCTCAGTACATTCTCCTCGTCCCCTGTGCCCTGTGTCATATGTCCTTGGCTCTCCTCCgtccttgcctccttctcctcctaccctctccttctccccatccttctccctccctagCCACCCCAGCCTAGCGTCTCCCCCACTATTAGCTTCTCCCCcggctcctctccctccctcaccatcttATATCTCACTCCGACGGTAGATTAGTGGAGATaatagaagataagagagagagagagagagagagagagagagagagagagagagagttgttatcTAATGTGTTACTGGTTATTGTGGAGGTTGGtcagctgcacacacacacacacacacacacacacacactcaaggctGTTGCTGTGTCGGAGTGCCTCTCGCCTCTCATTGGTCAGATCGGGTGGCCTGCCGCTATCCCTGGCCGCTGATTGGTGGACGCCCGCACACACCCACCACCCcgaggacaggagagagagagagagagagagagagagagagagagaatattattgaAGTGAAGTCTAAGGTAATTCATCTCCTAATATCCTTGGAGTTgggaatgattctctctctctcacacacactctctctctctctctctctctctctctctctctctctctctctctctctctctctctctctgtatttacctAGAATTTgatttaaagaagggaatttataagaaaataaagaatggtgaaacacatctcaggggccggtatgtcgaactatctagattagtgaagaaaaacaccagggtagCATAAAAGGGGTATGAGATCAAAGCAGCAaaagaggcgaaaagtaatcctaagggcttctttcagatgtatagaacaaaaacaagggagaaaatcggaccgctgaaagcaaacacaggcgagctagtggaaaattacgaaaatatgagcacattgttgaacgactacctcctttcagtattcacacaagaggatcgaacgactattccggaaagggttcaggtgtacgagggcaggtttttttttttttttacgttgctgcctattgcgccggtagacatcttcccggcggggcctgatggtcggcccaaggcttcttccaggtggggcctgatggtcggcccagcccgttctggcgcaggcgagtgtttatagtggcgccatcttgcattggctcatgctgccccccggaactcgttcttgattcgcttggacggcttcctctagagtccgggttgatgggtggtcttcaggacagcatgtgggtagttttaagccactcggcggtgactgaaaaatccgaggtggtagcgtggggattcgaacccgcgtcgtccatcacgcggtgaatgtgggcccagtacgctaccagttcagccaccgcctacccatggcgataaattgagggatataatcattaccaggcaagtagttcaggatgagatagataagcttaagaagaataagtcgccatgTCCAGACGAGATATTTCCGCGAGTATTAAAGGAATGCAATGaggtaatcagtgacccactaaccgacatctttaagatgtcggtaaatactggtttggtttggttaagtataattaggttaggtttggtttggtataATTAGGCTAAGTATAAGGTTAGAGGAAGACTTAAAACAGCGCATAACGCcattgaaaagcaaagtgtgcGAATAAGCAGAAGAGGATATCAAGATGAAGACGTACGAGGCGACACAAAGCGAtgtagcaaaagaagaagaaaacaagaagaatcaagaAGAAAATCTGCAGAACAGCTCCCAGATTCTTCACCATTTCACCTCCCAAGCACACggattagacaaggctttcgcagcaggagttgtaagcatttccaggagtagttttacgaccctggtaGTAAATAATGTTACAACCGGCTACCGTCTTTCGTCTTAAGTTCTGCCCTGTGTGGAGatgaggcagggtgaggcagggtgaagCAGGGTGAGGCTAGGGTGAAGCAGGGTGAAGCAGGGTGAGGCTAGGGTGAAGCAGGGTGAAGCAGGGGGAGGctagggtgaggcagggtgaggcTAGGGTGAAGCAGGGGGAGGctagggtgaggcagggtgacgCTAGGGTGAAGCAGGGGGAGGCAGGGTGAAGCAGGGGGAGGCTAGGGTGAAGCAGGGGGAGGCAGGGTGAAGCAGGGGGAGGCAAGGGTGaagcagggtgaggcagggtgaggcagggtgaagCAGGGTGAAGCAGGGGGAGGCAGGGTGAAGCAGGGGGAGGCTAGGGTGAAGCAGGGGAAGGctagggtgaggcagggtgaggtTAGGGTGAAGCAGGGTGAGGCAAGGGTGAAGCAGGGGGAGGCAGGGTGAAGCAGGGGGAGGCTAGGGTGAAGCAGGGTGAAGCAGGGTGAGGCTAGGGTGAAGCAGGGTGTTGTATATAGTTAGAccattcttctgtgccatgatgGTGAAAACAACACTCATGCAAAcacaactgatctccttttttgcctttggaaatagttgatgccaAAGGCGGAGATTTACAAGGCCAGGAACAACTATTGAGGGAAATGGAGTTAGCTTCTGtatcctctccctacctcttatCACCCTTATTtaagtctctcccttcccttttactcccCTCTATCGACGTCTGTCCGTACcccctcccctttcatctccttcccctacACTCCCCTCTACCGGCCCCCATCGTACCCCGtcccccttcccctacactcCCCTCTACCGGCCCCCATCGTACCCCGtcccccttcccctacactcCCCTCTACCGGCCCCCATCGTACCCCGtcccccttcccctacactcCCTTATACCGGCCCCCATCGTACCCCGtcccccttcccctacactcCCACCAGGCCCCCATCGTACCCCGTCCCCTTCCCTACACTCCCTCTACCGGCCCCCATCGTGcccgtcccccttccccccctctaccGGCCCCCATCACCCCGTCCCCTTCCCCTACACTCCCCTCTACCATTCCATCGTACCCGTCCCCCATCCTaccgtccccttccctccctacccccattgtaccccgtcccccttcccctacactcCCCTCTACCGGCCCCCATCGTACCCCGTCCCCCTTCCCTACTCCCCACTACCGGCCCCCATCGTACCccgtccccctttcccccctacaCTCCCCTCTACCGGCCCCCATCGTACCCCGtcccccttcccctacactcCCCTCTACCGGCCCCATCGTGCCCGTCGTCCCCTTCCCCTACACTCCCTCTACCGGCCCCATCGTACCCGTCCCCTTCCCCTACACTCCCTCTACCATTATCGTGCCCCGtcccctcccctcacactccTTCTACCGGCCCCATCACCccgtccccttcccctacctccctctaCCAGCCCCATCGTACCCCtgtccccttcccctacctccccctaCTGGCCCCCATTGTACCCcgtctcccttcccctacactcCCCTCTACCGGCCCCATCGTACCCCTGTCCCCTTCCCTACACTCCCCTCTACCGGCCCCATCGTACccgtccccttcccctaccctctaCCGGCCCCCGtccccccatccttcccctacccccccactcccctctaccatcccccttcccctacctccctctaCCATCGTACCCCGTCCCCCTTCCACTACACTCCCCTCTACCGGCCCCCATCGTACCccgtccccttcccctacctccccatTGTGCCCCGTCCCCTACACTCCCCTCTGCCCCCATCATGCCGTCCCCTTCCCTACACTCCCTCTACCGGCCCCATCATACCCCGTCCCCTTCCCTACACTCCCTCTACTGGCCCCCATCATACCCGTCCCCTTCCCCTACACTCCCAGCCCCATCGTACCCCGTCCCCTTCCCCTACACTCCCTCTACCGGCCCCATGCCCcgtccccccttcccctacactcCCCTCTACCATTACGTCCTTCCCCTTCTACTCCCCTCTACCGGCCCCCATCGTAccccgtccccttcctcctcctctaccatcgtaccccgtcccccttcccctacactcCCCTCTACCGGCCCCCATCGTACCCATCGTGCCCGTCCCCTTCCCTACAGCCCCATCCccgtccctacctccctctctcctccccatcgtACCCCGTCCCCTTCCCTACACTCCCTCTACCGGCCCCCATCGTACCCCGTCCCCTTCTACTCCCCTCTGGCCCCCATCGtgccccttcccctacctcccctctaCCGGCCCCATCGTGCCCGTCCCCTTCTATACCTCTCCCTCTACCGGCCCCATCGTGCCGTCCCCCTTCCTACACTCCCTCTACCGGCCCCATCGTACCCCGTCCCCCTTCTACTCCCCTCTACCGGCCCCCATCGTGCCCCGTCCTTCCCCACTCCTCTACCAGCCCCATCGTACCCcgtcccccttcactcccctctacCGGCCCCATCATCGTGCCCCGTCCCCCTTCCCCATCATTGTCCCCTACACTCCCCTCTACCGGCCCCCATCGTACCCCGtcccccttcccctacactccccatccccccttccctacACTCCCCTCTACCCCCCCATCGTTGCCCGTCCCCTCCCTACTCCCCTCTACCGGCCCCATCATtaccccgtccccttcccttatACCCTCCCCCATTCCATTACCCCGTCCCCTTCCCTACACTCCCTCTACCGACCCCCATCGTACCCCGtcccccttcccttacacttccctCTACCGGCCCCATCGTACCCGTCCCCTTCCCTACACTCCCTCTGGCCCCATCGTACCCCgtccccttccttacttccctctacCGGCCCCCATCGTACCCCGtcccccttcccttacacttccctCTACCGGCCCCCATCATTGCCGTCCCCTTCCTTACACTCCCCTCTACCGGCCCCCATCGTACCCCGtcccccttcccctacactcCCCTCTACCGGCCCCCATTGTACCCCGtcccccttcccctacactcCCTCTACCGGCCCCCATCGTACCCCGtcccccttcccctacactcCCTTATACCGGCCCCCATCGTGCCCGTCCCCTTCCCTACACTCCCCTCTACCGGCCCCCATCGTACCCCGTCCCCCATCCCCTACACTCCCCTCTATCAGCTTCCATccgtttcccctccctctcctgccccctATCCTACACCTCCCTACACCAccattgattaaatcactgaacccaggcagcctagtaatgagccaacaggctttctgctgcctgctagtccatgtttccatgtttccatgcttcaCCTACTCCCCAAGCAGCAAGCACCCCACACAGTCCATGGATAATACTGCACATGAAGACCGCCGTATGTATTCCCCTACCAGCAAAAAAGGTCACTGTCGCAGGAGTGTATTTTTTACTGTTAGTGTTGCTGAGGCTTGGCGGGCGGGGCTTACATGCCAAGGGAATGAAAACAGGGTAACACTCGTATCACCAAACGTTCGGGGCTCTTGTTACAAAAGTTTTTCTTAAGGTCAGAAAGGAAATTCGTCGGGCTGTCATGAGTGTTGTTTccgttcacggcgcagaagctTTCCAAAACTACCTCAGTCAGCCTCAAGAAACCAccaatggaaaccccgacaacttctgcCTTTTGAAATATAGATGGACTAAGGCTTCCAAGAGTTTAATGATAATGCCTCTTCTTGTATAGTGTTTGCAAGCGCTGGCGAGGCTGCCCATTACGTCATCGTCTTGGCCTTCGTTAATACGAGGATTTCCGCTACgggatgtggtggtggcggtggtggtagcagcagtagtagtagtggaagtaatggtagtagtggtagtagtaggctAGTTGTTATCGTTGTTTCCCGCGACAGTGGAATCAGTTTTGTTTTAGCGTTTTCCGTAACCGCAATAATGAtattagtaataaaaaaaattatagctCCAATAGTAGTCGTATATCCTAGTAGCTGcaacagtggtgtgtgtgtgtgtgtgtgtgtttaaacttgCGCAGTAACGACAGAGGAAATCCTGGCGTCAAATTACTATCTGAAATCATCACATCTataacacaccacacacacacacacacagtctagcCTCCCCGGAGCCATGAAGAACACCAAGAACACCTCGCTCACCGTCTTCCCGCTGCCGCTGCTGTCACGGGCCCCGCCAAtggtcctgctgctgctgctgctgctgtttggcCCCGGAGGCTCCCCCTGCCACGCCCTGGACTGGGAATGCCGCGCCAATATCACCGTCACGGCTCAAGATACAGCCGAGGTCAACATTACCACTGAACGACACGGAGGCACAGAAATCAAAAGGGCGACGTTGTTCGTGCAGCCCCAGCCAGGCTTCCAGGGCGTCAGTCTCGTGGGGAAGGtttctgatggtgatgctgatgaggTGGTCGTTGCCTGGTTCTCGCTGAACGAGACTTGTCTTCGAGGCTACGACCGCTGGTGGCAGTTGGATGCGGAGGTATATAACCTTACTAACCCATACGGCGTTACCCGTGATCAACTTGTATTTGGCGTGCACGTTGGCCATTGTTACAGTGTGTGTAGTCGCGGCCCCTTCCGCAATGTACTGAGCCTCCAGGTCAGGGCTCACGGCGCCTCACGCTGGAGCCTCACGGACTGTGCCAACAAAACCACTGTGCAGAATATCACATCGCCATCACTGGTGCCCTGCTTGGACCCTCCACCCACACCAGGCGTGCCTCCTCACACCACCAGCCCCACAACCCctgccacaccctcaccacccaaGCCTCATCACACCACCAGCCCCACAACCCctgccacaccctcaccacccaaGCCTCATCACACCACCAGCCCCACAACCCctgccacaccctcaccacccaaGCCTCATCACACCACCAGCCCCACAACCCCTGCCACTGAAACACCTCCCTCTTATGtattggtgggggtgggggtgggggtggccatgctggtggtggtgatcttggtggtggtggtggtggtggtgcgacgGCGGGGACAGCAGATGAAGCCAGAAGGTTGGTGTGTGTTCctattcttttagttttttttgtgtgtgtgtatcttacacacacacacacacacacacacacacacacacacacagtcttaacATAGAGGGAAACTCGGCACCTCATAAAATACATTTCGAGAGAAAGCTGATAAGCGCACAAAGAGGAATGGTGGAAATAATACTGAAGTTACCCGGAGAGGCAGGGAGAATACATCATGGATTAGAGAACAGGCTGTAGGTGCAACAGTACTGCAATGAGAAAGAATGATTAATAGGAGTAAAAAATGGAGCAAAAGAGTAAAAATGTAGTTGGTCAGGTGACAGCATGAGTACGTCGAGCTGCCAACAGACCGAGGACCGAAGTAACACAGTGGCGGCCCGGGAACAGCACAAGTCAGGACAGTTAGAGCGTGACTTTGCCGAGGCAGGATTGAATGCTCTAACGCCAGACAGAGAGGGCTGGAAAACGTTAGGAAAGGCCGTTATCATGCAGTGCTATagtaattgatgatgatgatgatgatgtaatagtagtagtagtagtagtagtagtagtagtagtagcagcagcagtagtagtagtagtagtagtagtagcactagtagtagtggtagtagtagtagtagtagtagcagtagagtctggaaccagtctttgctttctaaactgccctctttcggattctatccctctctctgttcctttatctccagtttcctttccggccgttctatctctgcggtggtagacggtcactgctcttcccctaaacctatcaacagtggcgttccacaggactctgtcctatcacccactctcttcctgttattcatcaatgatcttctttccataacaaactatcctgtccactcgtacgccgacgactccactctgcattattcaacttctttcaatagaagaccatcacaacaggaagtacacgactccagactggaggctgcagaacgcttaacctcagaccttgctatcatttccgattggggcagaaggaaccttgtgtccttcaatgcctcaaaaactcaatttctccacctatcaactcgacacaatcttccaaacacctatcccctattcttcgacaacactcagctgtcacattcttcaacaccaaacatcctcggtctatccttaactcaaaatctcaactggaaacttcatatctcctctctcgctaaatcagcttcctcgaggttgggcgttctgtatcgtctccgccagttcttctcccccgcgcagttgctatccatatacaggggtcttgtccgccctcgtatggagtatgcatctcacgtgtggggggactccacccacacagctcttctggacagagtggagtctaaggatcttcgtctcatcagctctcctcctcctactgatagtcttctacctcttaaattccgccgcgaagttgcctctctttttatcttctatcgatacttccatgctgactgctcttctgaacttgctaactgcatgcctccccccctcccgcggccccgctgcacacgactttctactcatgctcatccctatactgtccaaattccttatgcaagagttaaccagcatcttcactctttcatccctcacgctggtaaactctggaacaatcttccttcatctgtatttcctcctgcctacgacttgaactctttcaagaggagggtatcaggacacctctcctcccgaatttgaccttgcttttggccacctcttctgattcttttatgggagcagcgattagcgggcttttttatattttttttttgtgtgcccttgagctgcctcctttgttgtaaataaaaaaaaattaaaaaagtagtagtagtagtagtagtagtagtaataggaattgtagtagtagtaataggtatAATAGCAGCAACAGTtccctatcattatcatcatcagcaatccTAAAGGCCAGTCATACCATGCCTCCGACAGACGCAGACCAGCAGCGAACTAGTCCAGCGGCGCCCggcgtgagggaggaggtggtcaacagcctgtacgagccctttgacCGCCCTGCACCGTCCTGCGTGACGGAGGAGGTGgtcaacagcctgtacgagccctttgacCGCCCTGCACCGTCCTGCGTGACGGAGGAGGTGgtcaacagcctgtacgagccctttgacCGCCCTGCACCGTCCtgcgtgagggaggaggtggtcaacagcctgtacgagccctttgacCGCCCTGCACCGTCCtgcgtgagggaggaggtggtcaacagcctgtacgagccctttgacCGTCCTGCACCGTCCtgcgtgagggaggaggtggtcaacagcctgtacgagccctttgacCGCCCTGCACCGTCCtgcgtgagggaggaggtggtcaacagcctgtacgagccctttgacAGCCTGCGCCAGCCGCCCCCAGCCGTCACCGCCCCCACACACCTCCAGaagtgatgatgacggtggtgaaggtgttagaggtggtggtggtgatgatggtggtggtagtgttaatactggtagaggtggtggtgatggtggtaggcaTTCACATTCTGTTCGCTCTAGCCCCGTACATAAGCCCCGCCCACTCGAGCCCaacacctttctcccatcggggcagccagattcggaaggctcctcaacgacgcagtacgtgtcatccgagcaaaaaacgagtcacagccacgtccctccaccccgcccgtgtaaatagacgccgtgcatcgcaacaaacccgtaaccgtgatcccgcaagtaccaccacctctataaccaagcctctagataacttaaaaatccttagtttcaatgcgcgtagcctaagaaacaaatttgatgaactgagatgtcttgctctaacagaaaattttgacataattgctataaccgaaacatttatcgacaccacaaatattgatttaagttccgaatacaacatagatggctacagactcttcaacaaagatcgtgtaaaccgtagaggcggtggcgtcgccctttatgtcaaaagctatttgcaacccactgacaaaacaccgggaaacagtaacgttgaacatttgtgcgtgcgagtaaacattgcaaaagtcaatttaaatatatctgtcacctacagacctcccgggcaatcactcgatgacgaccttgaaatgtacagcgtcttaaggcagtcacttaataacaacgactcactgatattagtagactttaacctccccatatcgactgggcgacactgtcaggtacagaaggcgagtcacatagaatgatcgaatttctagaagaaaattatctaagccaaatggtttctgagccaactcgacaaaataatatactcgaccttgttataacgacccaagataacctagtcagtagtgtcacggtaggagaacacctcggttcttgcgatcataaattagtgcgcgtcgacattagagctcaatcatcagtgactgaaaataaagtaaaggtgcccaatttcaaaagagctaacttcgtagaaatccgacaaaaactaacagaaatacaactatcagatgacggcaacgtagatgaagcctggctaagctttaaaaatcacttactcactcagcagaacacattcgtccccttgtgcgagaagcgaattaacactaataaaagcccaccgtggtttaatagcgaaattaaacaatcggtcaatgaaagaaaattgttttacaggttgaagaaagaacaaagcacgcccgaaaacattagactttataatgatgccaggcgacgagtaaaaagactagtaggtcaggcaaagcgtagatatgaagaaaatattgcagccaactgtaaaataatccgaaatctttcttcagttacataaacaacagaaaggcgatcaaaagtggtattggacctttaacaaacagcgacggtgcactagtgactgacagccaacacattgcaaacctcttaaacaattacttttcctcggtgtttaatactaacagtcttcctctctaccaccaacaccagtactattgtaaatctcgagcatgcattgcctaattttgaaataacaaccgatgaagtccttaaagctctccattcacttaaaacaaataaaagtcccggacccgacaaagtatatcctatactgcttaaagaaacaaagagcgaaatactctcctccctcactaccgtattcaatatgtccttgcgacaaggcatcgtctcttcggattggaaaaaggctaacgtgacaccgatttttaagaaaggagacaaaaaaataccaggtaactaccgacccattagtctaacttcaattgtaggtaagctactcgagagcataattagagacaaaattgtgagttacctcgaaagccactcattaattggagattcacaacatggcttccgtaacaaaagatcctgcctgtcaaacctactgaccttttataacgatctcttctcaatttatgacgtaaccaaatcagtggacgttgtctatcttgatttccagaaagcgtttgataaagtcccacatcataaattactttataaattaaagcaaataggtattgacggtcaagtaaaccaatggatcgcgaattggttgagcaacagacaacaaagagttgtgaatgacggatttaactcagagtgggcgccggtcactagtggcgtccctcagggctcggttcttggcccagtgctcttcattatttacatcaacaacgtggatgttggactcaataatcgcattagtaaatttgcagacgacacaaagattggtaactcggttctcactgacgaagacaggcaaagcctccaagaggatttgcacaaaatttcagcttggtcggataaatgggaaatgccctttaacgtagacaagtgccaggtcct
This window harbors:
- the LOC127005646 gene encoding mucin-1-like isoform X11 — translated: MKNTKNTSLTVFPLPLLSRAPPMVLLLLLLLFGPGGSPCHALDWECRANITVTAQDTAEVNITTERHGGTEIKRATLFVQPQPGFQGVSLVGKVSDGDADEVVVAWFSLNETCLRGYDRWWQLDAEVYNLTNPYGVTRDQLVFGVHVGHCYSVCSRGPFRNVLSLQVRAHGASRWSLTDCANKTTVQNITSPSLVPCLDPPPTPGVPPHTTSPTTPATPSPPKPHHTTSPTTPATPSPPKPHHTTSPTTPATPSPPKPHHTTSPTTPATETPPSYVLVGVGVGVAMLVVVILVVVVVVVRRRGQQMKPEDADQQRTSPAAPGVREEVVNSLYEPFDRPAPSCVTEEVVNSLYEPFDRPAPSCVTEEVVNSLYEPFDRPAPSCVREEVVNSLYEPFDRPAPSCVREEVVNSLYEPFDRPAPSCVREEVVNSLYEPFDRPAPSCVREEVVNSLYEPFDRPAPSCVTEEVVNSLYEPFDRPAPSCVREEVVNSLYEPFDRPAPSCVREEVVNSLYEPFDRPAPSCVREEVVNSLYEPFDRPAPSCVREEVVNSLYEPFDSLRQPPPAVTVPTHLQK
- the LOC127005646 gene encoding mucin-1-like isoform X16 is translated as MKNTKNTSLTVFPLPLLSRAPPMVLLLLLLLFGPGGSPCHALDWECRANITVTAQDTAEVNITTERHGGTEIKRATLFVQPQPGFQGVSLVGKVSDGDADEVVVAWFSLNETCLRGYDRWWQLDAEVYNLTNPYGVTRDQLVFGVHVGHCYSVCSRGPFRNVLSLQVRAHGASRWSLTDCANKTTVQNITSPSLVPCLDPPPTPGVPPHTTSPTTPATPSPPKPHHTTSPTTPATPSPPKPHHTTSPTTPATPSPPKPHHTTSPTTPATETPPSYVLVGVGVGVAMLVVVILVVVVVVVRRRGQQMKPEDADQQRTSPAAPGVREEVVNSLYEPFDRPAPSCVTEEVVNSLYEPFDRPAPSCVTEEVVNSLYEPFDRPAPSCVREEVVNSLYEPFDRPAPSCVREEVVNSLYEPFDRPAPSCVREEVVNSLYEPFDRPAPSCVREEVVNSLYEPFDRPAPSCVTEEVVNSLYEPFDRPAPSCVTEEVVNSLYEPFDRPAPSCVREEVVNSLYEPFDRPAPSCVREEVVNSLYEPFDRPAPSCVREEVVNSLYEPFDSLRQPPPAVTVPTHLQK
- the LOC127005646 gene encoding mucin-1-like isoform X36, which encodes MKNTKNTSLTVFPLPLLSRAPPMVLLLLLLLFGPGGSPCHALDWECRANITVTAQDTAEVNITTERHGGTEIKRATLFVQPQPGFQGVSLVGKVSDGDADEVVVAWFSLNETCLRGYDRWWQLDAEVYNLTNPYGVTRDQLVFGVHVGHCYSVCSRGPFRNVLSLQVRAHGASRWSLTDCANKTTVQNITSPSLVPCLDPPPTPGVPPHTTSPTTPATPSPPKPHHTTSPTTPATPSPPKPHHTTSPTTPATPSPPKPHHTTSPTTPATETPPSYVLVGVGVGVAMLVVVILVVVVVVVRRRGQQMKPEDADQQRTSPAAPGVREEVVNSLYEPFDRPAPSCVTEEVVNSLYEPFDRPAPSCVTEEVVNSLYEPFDRPAPSCVREEVVNSLYEPFDRPAPSCVREEVVNSLYEPFDRPAPSCVREEVVNSLYEPFDRPAPSCVREEVVNSLYEPFDRPAPSCVREEVVNSLYEPFDRPAPSCVREEVVNSLYEPFDSLRQPPPAVTVPTHLQK
- the LOC127005646 gene encoding mucin-1-like isoform X19, yielding MKNTKNTSLTVFPLPLLSRAPPMVLLLLLLLFGPGGSPCHALDWECRANITVTAQDTAEVNITTERHGGTEIKRATLFVQPQPGFQGVSLVGKVSDGDADEVVVAWFSLNETCLRGYDRWWQLDAEVYNLTNPYGVTRDQLVFGVHVGHCYSVCSRGPFRNVLSLQVRAHGASRWSLTDCANKTTVQNITSPSLVPCLDPPPTPGVPPHTTSPTTPATPSPPKPHHTTSPTTPATPSPPKPHHTTSPTTPATPSPPKPHHTTSPTTPATETPPSYVLVGVGVGVAMLVVVILVVVVVVVRRRGQQMKPEDADQQRTSPAAPGVREEVVNSLYEPFDRPAPSCVTEEVVNSLYEPFDRPAPSCVTEEVVNSLYEPFDRPAPSCVREEVVNSLYEPFDRPAPSCVREEVVNSLYEPFDRPAPSCVREEVVNSLYEPFDRPAPSCVREEVVNSLYEPFDRPAPSCVREEVVNSLYEPFDRPAPSCVREEVVNSLYEPFDRPAPSCVREEVVNSLYEPFDRPAPSCVREEVVNSLYEPFDSLRQPPPAVTVPTHLQK
- the LOC127005646 gene encoding mucin-1-like isoform X8, producing MKNTKNTSLTVFPLPLLSRAPPMVLLLLLLLFGPGGSPCHALDWECRANITVTAQDTAEVNITTERHGGTEIKRATLFVQPQPGFQGVSLVGKVSDGDADEVVVAWFSLNETCLRGYDRWWQLDAEVYNLTNPYGVTRDQLVFGVHVGHCYSVCSRGPFRNVLSLQVRAHGASRWSLTDCANKTTVQNITSPSLVPCLDPPPTPGVPPHTTSPTTPATPSPPKPHHTTSPTTPATPSPPKPHHTTSPTTPATPSPPKPHHTTSPTTPATETPPSYVLVGVGVGVAMLVVVILVVVVVVVRRRGQQMKPEDADQQRTSPAAPGVREEVVNSLYEPFDRPAPSCVTEEVVNSLYEPFDRPAPSCVTEEVVNSLYEPFDRPAPSCVREEVVNSLYEPFDRPAPSCVREEVVNSLYEPFDRPAPSCVREEVVNSLYEPFDRPAPSCVREEVVNSLYEPFDRPAPSCVTEEVVNSLYEPFDRPAPSCVREEVVNSLYEPFDRPAPSCVREEVVNSLYEPFDRPAPSCVREEVVNSLYEPFDRPAPSCVREEVVNSLYEPFDRPAPSCVREEVVNSLYEPFDSLRQPPPAVTVPTHLQK